From Phragmites australis chromosome 5, lpPhrAust1.1, whole genome shotgun sequence, a single genomic window includes:
- the LOC133918887 gene encoding basic transcription factor 3-like, with protein MGAPSAVAPDASPASSDGPDNLDNLRRLAEQFQKHACGASGAEDGASTGATQDDDDDDVPELVPGETFEKAANEKKESS; from the exons ATGGGAGCACCCTCGGCGGTGGCGCCAGATGCGTCGCCGGCTTCCTCCGACG GTCCTGACAACCTGGACAACCTGCGGAGGCTTGCGGAGCAATTCCAAAAGCACGCCTGTGGTGCTTCTGGTGCTGAGGATGGTGCGAGCACAGGTGCTActcaggatgatgatgatgatgatgtgccCGAGCTTGTCCCTGGAGAGACATTTGAAAAGGCCGCAAATGAGAAAAAGGAGTCGTCATGA